A part of Paramisgurnus dabryanus chromosome 15, PD_genome_1.1, whole genome shotgun sequence genomic DNA contains:
- the cracdla gene encoding uncharacterized protein cracdla isoform X2: MDVLEPYGDPEGGGGDALTGQRKSRLKSLKSRLFGKISRKDGDGGVKSQSESDIILSVEDSEHDFCSQSMLGSRTLSHDSVFLAENTYSDPEPQRGLSHENIHGNIQALQMKLQQQKMHLGPPLLLSSKRHTNLGGSAADDDLPCLSRSISNKAHVSFQPLFPQPISTAFLPISPSASSSGVDFSTPPQFTSILDNSAARHRMSIKPKKQRAGAKNKRTVTLAESRPRSESLNNLEHSLTKREEKPVAKEMPCIRSYSSKVLSLGERQTALQSKSIPTVSSSLSLKCTEETRHVSGEKEHKSLLFTSPQNTCLKKLTPAEVPVSTIRQEVAKETKSLSRSEESQVAKPQSPVVSINRAIKQELKDSKLLKNSQSNPVSTSRAHVDTIQEPRIMQDEKSNIDQMDTLSKCGVQTVVNVEIQHSSPQAPVNVITRVNLRPSSLRRNAHSADEKCESKILQSVTTALPSAQEQQSQTDYMKRPRSTSATFQLKPSSDKIQELPRTASFTGQGGLKQDPTYPSKPSLTFKTQGELSSQAEKTKKDPHCSMPPHTQKEKKAQVIPPKFMDLATYSSQTQDVQESKDNGMQELGVEASEEEVQEGVEEAEEAGEDVTDVKEANEREATNAFGVKLRSTSLSLKFRLDKTQSEIKVKQHSAEVSTLSPPLTLRSDSTSQVEPEDHRSSMGSKLKNPLLQANESSNPSCTLKSVSKDKETTGFPRQAEGTDLLPKEPVAVTSQENAPTSTASEMSWMEMAREKTRSLQQLFTSRLSDFPGFQTTTRPTTLNTTQPPPQTSTSQASARTTQNITNQQTATDLLLRPTEMSTRQLPSVKTSGRSTQPVQTNISTTTQPLALSTCTIQTTTSQSQDDCIKKHLFQSKPQICSSTTKTTQSTVTCTSTIQSTTQPTHTAKELSSRPKSPPIQQSLPPHIGPLQTSQTSTQSLLHPKLSPAYQYLLSSPKKTSHLMPQQSVKTVSKDQPHNEGFEPKTPPIQRSSPTGQAGPLQTSQTCTQSLLHPKLSPAYQYLSSSPPKTSQMRSQQSTNTVPKDQPPNEGFEPSVNSGKADRVSMPQGKGNRLEDFKPLWATGMGNKTQLVQHWDTQSTAATKAGEQKDTAESQATAQSTAPVSKVSATDTGTDPKASVSCVAMRTGDREDKWQKKLVQPSSSPPSSSSPLQSVQDRDQPSWMELAKRKSMAWSDKTMD, from the exons ATGGATGTTCTGGAACCTTACGGAGATCCAGAGGGTGGAGGCGGTGATGCCTTAACAG GGCAGAGAAAGTCTAGGTTAAAGTCTTTAAAGTCACGGCTGTTTGGGAAGATAAGCAGGAAAGATGGTGATGGTGGTGTGAAGAGTCAGTCTGAAAGTGACATCATTTTGAGTGTTGAAGACTCAGAGCATGACTT CTGCTCCCAAAGCATGCTGGGATCCCGGACATTATCACATGACAGTGTTTTCCTGGCAGAAAATACCTATTCGGACCCTGAGCCACAAAGAGGCCTGTCTCATGAGAACATTCATGGAAATATTCAAGCTCTCCAG ATGAAACTCCAGCAGCAGAAGATGCATTTAGGTCCGCCCTTGCTGTTGTCAAGTAAACGTCATACAAACTTGGGTGGAAGTGCAGCGGATGATGACCTTCCTTGCCTATCCAGGAGTATATCAAACAAG GCCCATGTGTCCTTCCAGCCACTTTTCCCTCAGCCTATAAGCACAGCATTTTTACCCATTTCCCCAAGTGCTTCAAGCTCAGGAGTGGACTTCAGCACTCCTCCCCAGTTTACTTCCATCCTGGACAACTCTGCCGCACGTCACCGTATGTCCATTAAACCTAAGAAACAACGGGCAGGTGCCAAGAATAAGAGAACGGTCACTCTA GCTGAAAGCAGACCACGATCtgaaagtttaaacaacttggaACATTCATTGACTAAGAGGGAGGAAAAGCCAGTTGCAAAAGAGATGCCCTGTATTCGCTCGTACTCCTCTAAGGTGTTAAGCCTAGGGGAGAGGCAAACTGCTTTACAAAGCAAGAGTATCCCTACAGTTTCATCGTCCCTGTCTCTGAAGTGTACTGAAGAAACTAGACATGTTTCTGGTGAAAAAGAGCATAAGAGCCTCCTGTTCACATCTCCTCAAAACACTTGCCTAAAGAAGCTGACTCCAGCTGAGGTGCCAGTGTCCACCATAAGGCAAGAGGTTGCAAAAGAAACTAAAAGTCTTTCAAGATCAGAAGAATCCCAAGTAGCCAAACCTCAAAGCCCAGTGGTGTCAATCAACAGAGCAATAAAACAAGAGTTGAAAGACTCCAAACTGCTCAAGAACAGCCAAAGCAACCCTGTGTCAACTTCAAGGGCACATGTAGATACCATACAAGAACCGAGAATTATGCAAGATGAGAAGTCTAATATTGACCAAATGGACACATTAAGCAAATGTGGTGTTCAGACTGTAGTAAATGTAGAAATTCAACATTCCTCTCCTCAAGCTCCAGTCAATGTGATTACTAGAGTGAATTTAAGACCGTCATCCTTAAGGAGAAATGCACACTCTGCAGATGAAAAATGTGAGTCAAAGATCCTTCAGTCAGTCACGACTGCGTTGCCTAGTGCTCAGGAACAACAATCTCAGACTGACTACATGAAGCGACCGAGATCAACATCCGCAACATTCCAACTCAAGCCATCTTCAGACAAGATTCAAGAGCTTCCAAGGACTGCAAGCTTTACTGGCCAAGGTGGACTGAAACAAGATCCTACGTATCCTTCTAAACCTTCTCTTACCTTCAAGACACAAGGAGAACTTAGTTCACAAgctgagaaaacaaaaaaagatcCACATTGTAGCATGCCACCACATACACAAAAGGAAAAGAAAGCACAAGTGATACCACCAAAGTTCATGGATTTAGCAACATACAGCTCTCAAACCCAGGATGTGCAGGAGAGTAAGGACAATGGGATGCAGGAGCTTGGAGTAGAGGCTTCAGAGGAAGAGGTACAGGAGGGAGTAGAGGAGGCAGAAGAAGCAGGAGAGGATGTGACGGATGTTAAGGAAGCAAATGAGAGAGAAGCTACAAATGCATTTGGTGTAAAGCTGCGTTCCACCTCTCTTTCGCTAAAGTTTCGCCTGGACAAGACACAATCAGAAATCAAGGTAAAACAACACAGTGCTGAGGTCTCCACACTGTCTCCACCTCTAACCTTACGGTCTGATTCAACTAGTCAAGTGGAACCTGAGGACCATCGTTCTAGCATGGGCTCTAAACTAAAAAACCCTTTACTCCAAGCCAATGAGTCCTCCAACCCCAGTTGCACACTCAAGAGTGTCTCTAAAGATAAGGAGACGACTGGCTTCCCTAGACAGGCTG AAGGTACAGACTTGCTTCCAAAAGAGCCTGTTGCAGTCACCTCTCAGGAAAATGCACCAACATCTACAGCCTCTGAGATGTCCTGGATGGAGATGGCTAGAGAGAAGACCAGAAGTCTACAACAGCTTTTTACCAGCAGACTGTCCGATTTTCCAGGCTTCCAAACAACAACACGACCAACAACCTTGAATACAACACAGCCACCACCCCAAACATCCACTTCACAAGCCAGCGCTAGAACCACTCAAAACATTACAAACCAACAGACAGCAACAGACCTTTTGTTGAGGCCTACAGAGATGTCTACAAGACAGCTGCCATCTGTGAAGACCTCTGGAAGATCCACACAGCCTGTGCAAACCAATATAAGCACAACGACCCAACCTTTAGCATTATCAACCTGTACAATTCAGACAACCACCAGTCAATCACAAGATGACTGTATCAAAAAACACCTGTTTCAATCCAAACCCCAAATTTGTAgttcaacaacaaaaacaactcAGTCTACAGTTACATGCACATCAACCATACAATCCACCACTCAGCCTACTCATACAGCAAAAGAGCTATCATCACGACCAAAGTCACCACCCATCCAACAGTCATTACCACCGCACATAGGACCCCTACAAACATCCCAGACCTCCACACAATCTTTACTACATCCCAAACTATCTCCAGCTTACCAATACCTATTATCAAGCCCCAAGAAAACATCTCACCTGATGCCCCAACAGTCTGTTAAAACTGTCTCAAAGGATCAGCCTCATAATGAAGGTTTTGAGCCCAAGACACCACCCATCCAGCGTTCTTCACCAACAGGGCAAGCAGGACCCCTCCAAACATCCCAGACCTGCACACAATCTCTACTACATCCGAAACTATCTCCAGCTTACCAATACCTATCATCAAGCCCCCCAAAAACATCTCAGATGAGATCCCAACAGTCTACAAATACTGTCCCAAAGGATCAGCCACCGAATGAGGGGTTTGAGCCCTCTGTAAACTCAGGAAAAGCTGACAGGGTTTCTATGCCGCAGGGGAAGGGCAACAGGCTGGAAGATTTCAAACCATTGTGGGCAACAGGAATGGGAAACAAGACCCAGCTGGTCCAACACTGGGATACCCAATCAACTGCTGCAACCAAG GCAGGTGAGCAGAAAGACACAGCAGAGTCCCAAGCGACAGCTCAGTCTACAGCTCCTGTCTCAAAGGTCTCAGCAACAGACACAGGCACAGACCCAA AAGCATCAGTTTCATGTGTTGCCATGAGGACAGGAGACAGGGAGGATAAATGGCAAAAGAAGTTAGTGCAACCATCATCATCACCACCTTCATCATCATCTCCACTCCAGTCTGTTCAAGACAGAGACCAACCATCATGGATGGAGCTGGCCAAAAGGAAATCAATGGCATGGAGTGATAAGACTATGGACTAA
- the cracdla gene encoding uncharacterized protein cracdla isoform X1 → MDVLEPYGDPEGGGGDALTGQRKSRLKSLKSRLFGKISRKDGDGGVKSQSESDIILSVEDSEHDFCSQSMLGSRTLSHDSVFLAENTYSDPEPQRGLSHENIHGNIQALQMKLQQQKMHLGPPLLLSSKRHTNLGGSAADDDLPCLSRSISNKAHVSFQPLFPQPISTAFLPISPSASSSGVDFSTPPQFTSILDNSAARHRMSIKPKKQRAGAKNKRTVTLAESRPRSESLNNLEHSLTKREEKPVAKEMPCIRSYSSKVLSLGERQTALQSKSIPTVSSSLSLKCTEETRHVSGEKEHKSLLFTSPQNTCLKKLTPAEVPVSTIRQEVAKETKSLSRSEESQVAKPQSPVVSINRAIKQELKDSKLLKNSQSNPVSTSRAHVDTIQEPRIMQDEKSNIDQMDTLSKCGVQTVVNVEIQHSSPQAPVNVITRVNLRPSSLRRNAHSADEKCESKILQSVTTALPSAQEQQSQTDYMKRPRSTSATFQLKPSSDKIQELPRTASFTGQGGLKQDPTYPSKPSLTFKTQGELSSQAEKTKKDPHCSMPPHTQKEKKAQVIPPKFMDLATYSSQTQDVQESKDNGMQELGVEASEEEVQEGVEEAEEAGEDVTDVKEANEREATNAFGVKLRSTSLSLKFRLDKTQSEIKVKQHSAEVSTLSPPLTLRSDSTSQVEPEDHRSSMGSKLKNPLLQANESSNPSCTLKSVSKDKETTGFPRQAEPHQPSLLSSKATKIAPLFPKEGTDLLPKEPVAVTSQENAPTSTASEMSWMEMAREKTRSLQQLFTSRLSDFPGFQTTTRPTTLNTTQPPPQTSTSQASARTTQNITNQQTATDLLLRPTEMSTRQLPSVKTSGRSTQPVQTNISTTTQPLALSTCTIQTTTSQSQDDCIKKHLFQSKPQICSSTTKTTQSTVTCTSTIQSTTQPTHTAKELSSRPKSPPIQQSLPPHIGPLQTSQTSTQSLLHPKLSPAYQYLLSSPKKTSHLMPQQSVKTVSKDQPHNEGFEPKTPPIQRSSPTGQAGPLQTSQTCTQSLLHPKLSPAYQYLSSSPPKTSQMRSQQSTNTVPKDQPPNEGFEPSVNSGKADRVSMPQGKGNRLEDFKPLWATGMGNKTQLVQHWDTQSTAATKAGEQKDTAESQATAQSTAPVSKVSATDTGTDPKASVSCVAMRTGDREDKWQKKLVQPSSSPPSSSSPLQSVQDRDQPSWMELAKRKSMAWSDKTMD, encoded by the exons ATGGATGTTCTGGAACCTTACGGAGATCCAGAGGGTGGAGGCGGTGATGCCTTAACAG GGCAGAGAAAGTCTAGGTTAAAGTCTTTAAAGTCACGGCTGTTTGGGAAGATAAGCAGGAAAGATGGTGATGGTGGTGTGAAGAGTCAGTCTGAAAGTGACATCATTTTGAGTGTTGAAGACTCAGAGCATGACTT CTGCTCCCAAAGCATGCTGGGATCCCGGACATTATCACATGACAGTGTTTTCCTGGCAGAAAATACCTATTCGGACCCTGAGCCACAAAGAGGCCTGTCTCATGAGAACATTCATGGAAATATTCAAGCTCTCCAG ATGAAACTCCAGCAGCAGAAGATGCATTTAGGTCCGCCCTTGCTGTTGTCAAGTAAACGTCATACAAACTTGGGTGGAAGTGCAGCGGATGATGACCTTCCTTGCCTATCCAGGAGTATATCAAACAAG GCCCATGTGTCCTTCCAGCCACTTTTCCCTCAGCCTATAAGCACAGCATTTTTACCCATTTCCCCAAGTGCTTCAAGCTCAGGAGTGGACTTCAGCACTCCTCCCCAGTTTACTTCCATCCTGGACAACTCTGCCGCACGTCACCGTATGTCCATTAAACCTAAGAAACAACGGGCAGGTGCCAAGAATAAGAGAACGGTCACTCTA GCTGAAAGCAGACCACGATCtgaaagtttaaacaacttggaACATTCATTGACTAAGAGGGAGGAAAAGCCAGTTGCAAAAGAGATGCCCTGTATTCGCTCGTACTCCTCTAAGGTGTTAAGCCTAGGGGAGAGGCAAACTGCTTTACAAAGCAAGAGTATCCCTACAGTTTCATCGTCCCTGTCTCTGAAGTGTACTGAAGAAACTAGACATGTTTCTGGTGAAAAAGAGCATAAGAGCCTCCTGTTCACATCTCCTCAAAACACTTGCCTAAAGAAGCTGACTCCAGCTGAGGTGCCAGTGTCCACCATAAGGCAAGAGGTTGCAAAAGAAACTAAAAGTCTTTCAAGATCAGAAGAATCCCAAGTAGCCAAACCTCAAAGCCCAGTGGTGTCAATCAACAGAGCAATAAAACAAGAGTTGAAAGACTCCAAACTGCTCAAGAACAGCCAAAGCAACCCTGTGTCAACTTCAAGGGCACATGTAGATACCATACAAGAACCGAGAATTATGCAAGATGAGAAGTCTAATATTGACCAAATGGACACATTAAGCAAATGTGGTGTTCAGACTGTAGTAAATGTAGAAATTCAACATTCCTCTCCTCAAGCTCCAGTCAATGTGATTACTAGAGTGAATTTAAGACCGTCATCCTTAAGGAGAAATGCACACTCTGCAGATGAAAAATGTGAGTCAAAGATCCTTCAGTCAGTCACGACTGCGTTGCCTAGTGCTCAGGAACAACAATCTCAGACTGACTACATGAAGCGACCGAGATCAACATCCGCAACATTCCAACTCAAGCCATCTTCAGACAAGATTCAAGAGCTTCCAAGGACTGCAAGCTTTACTGGCCAAGGTGGACTGAAACAAGATCCTACGTATCCTTCTAAACCTTCTCTTACCTTCAAGACACAAGGAGAACTTAGTTCACAAgctgagaaaacaaaaaaagatcCACATTGTAGCATGCCACCACATACACAAAAGGAAAAGAAAGCACAAGTGATACCACCAAAGTTCATGGATTTAGCAACATACAGCTCTCAAACCCAGGATGTGCAGGAGAGTAAGGACAATGGGATGCAGGAGCTTGGAGTAGAGGCTTCAGAGGAAGAGGTACAGGAGGGAGTAGAGGAGGCAGAAGAAGCAGGAGAGGATGTGACGGATGTTAAGGAAGCAAATGAGAGAGAAGCTACAAATGCATTTGGTGTAAAGCTGCGTTCCACCTCTCTTTCGCTAAAGTTTCGCCTGGACAAGACACAATCAGAAATCAAGGTAAAACAACACAGTGCTGAGGTCTCCACACTGTCTCCACCTCTAACCTTACGGTCTGATTCAACTAGTCAAGTGGAACCTGAGGACCATCGTTCTAGCATGGGCTCTAAACTAAAAAACCCTTTACTCCAAGCCAATGAGTCCTCCAACCCCAGTTGCACACTCAAGAGTGTCTCTAAAGATAAGGAGACGACTGGCTTCCCTAGACAGGCTG AACCTCATCAGCCCTCATTGTTGTCCAGCAAAGCCACTAAGATTGCACCTTTATTTCCTAAAGAAGGTACAGACTTGCTTCCAAAAGAGCCTGTTGCAGTCACCTCTCAGGAAAATGCACCAACATCTACAGCCTCTGAGATGTCCTGGATGGAGATGGCTAGAGAGAAGACCAGAAGTCTACAACAGCTTTTTACCAGCAGACTGTCCGATTTTCCAGGCTTCCAAACAACAACACGACCAACAACCTTGAATACAACACAGCCACCACCCCAAACATCCACTTCACAAGCCAGCGCTAGAACCACTCAAAACATTACAAACCAACAGACAGCAACAGACCTTTTGTTGAGGCCTACAGAGATGTCTACAAGACAGCTGCCATCTGTGAAGACCTCTGGAAGATCCACACAGCCTGTGCAAACCAATATAAGCACAACGACCCAACCTTTAGCATTATCAACCTGTACAATTCAGACAACCACCAGTCAATCACAAGATGACTGTATCAAAAAACACCTGTTTCAATCCAAACCCCAAATTTGTAgttcaacaacaaaaacaactcAGTCTACAGTTACATGCACATCAACCATACAATCCACCACTCAGCCTACTCATACAGCAAAAGAGCTATCATCACGACCAAAGTCACCACCCATCCAACAGTCATTACCACCGCACATAGGACCCCTACAAACATCCCAGACCTCCACACAATCTTTACTACATCCCAAACTATCTCCAGCTTACCAATACCTATTATCAAGCCCCAAGAAAACATCTCACCTGATGCCCCAACAGTCTGTTAAAACTGTCTCAAAGGATCAGCCTCATAATGAAGGTTTTGAGCCCAAGACACCACCCATCCAGCGTTCTTCACCAACAGGGCAAGCAGGACCCCTCCAAACATCCCAGACCTGCACACAATCTCTACTACATCCGAAACTATCTCCAGCTTACCAATACCTATCATCAAGCCCCCCAAAAACATCTCAGATGAGATCCCAACAGTCTACAAATACTGTCCCAAAGGATCAGCCACCGAATGAGGGGTTTGAGCCCTCTGTAAACTCAGGAAAAGCTGACAGGGTTTCTATGCCGCAGGGGAAGGGCAACAGGCTGGAAGATTTCAAACCATTGTGGGCAACAGGAATGGGAAACAAGACCCAGCTGGTCCAACACTGGGATACCCAATCAACTGCTGCAACCAAG GCAGGTGAGCAGAAAGACACAGCAGAGTCCCAAGCGACAGCTCAGTCTACAGCTCCTGTCTCAAAGGTCTCAGCAACAGACACAGGCACAGACCCAA AAGCATCAGTTTCATGTGTTGCCATGAGGACAGGAGACAGGGAGGATAAATGGCAAAAGAAGTTAGTGCAACCATCATCATCACCACCTTCATCATCATCTCCACTCCAGTCTGTTCAAGACAGAGACCAACCATCATGGATGGAGCTGGCCAAAAGGAAATCAATGGCATGGAGTGATAAGACTATGGACTAA
- the cracdla gene encoding uncharacterized protein cracdla isoform X3 — protein sequence MLGSRTLSHDSVFLAENTYSDPEPQRGLSHENIHGNIQALQMKLQQQKMHLGPPLLLSSKRHTNLGGSAADDDLPCLSRSISNKAHVSFQPLFPQPISTAFLPISPSASSSGVDFSTPPQFTSILDNSAARHRMSIKPKKQRAGAKNKRTVTLAESRPRSESLNNLEHSLTKREEKPVAKEMPCIRSYSSKVLSLGERQTALQSKSIPTVSSSLSLKCTEETRHVSGEKEHKSLLFTSPQNTCLKKLTPAEVPVSTIRQEVAKETKSLSRSEESQVAKPQSPVVSINRAIKQELKDSKLLKNSQSNPVSTSRAHVDTIQEPRIMQDEKSNIDQMDTLSKCGVQTVVNVEIQHSSPQAPVNVITRVNLRPSSLRRNAHSADEKCESKILQSVTTALPSAQEQQSQTDYMKRPRSTSATFQLKPSSDKIQELPRTASFTGQGGLKQDPTYPSKPSLTFKTQGELSSQAEKTKKDPHCSMPPHTQKEKKAQVIPPKFMDLATYSSQTQDVQESKDNGMQELGVEASEEEVQEGVEEAEEAGEDVTDVKEANEREATNAFGVKLRSTSLSLKFRLDKTQSEIKVKQHSAEVSTLSPPLTLRSDSTSQVEPEDHRSSMGSKLKNPLLQANESSNPSCTLKSVSKDKETTGFPRQAEPHQPSLLSSKATKIAPLFPKEGTDLLPKEPVAVTSQENAPTSTASEMSWMEMAREKTRSLQQLFTSRLSDFPGFQTTTRPTTLNTTQPPPQTSTSQASARTTQNITNQQTATDLLLRPTEMSTRQLPSVKTSGRSTQPVQTNISTTTQPLALSTCTIQTTTSQSQDDCIKKHLFQSKPQICSSTTKTTQSTVTCTSTIQSTTQPTHTAKELSSRPKSPPIQQSLPPHIGPLQTSQTSTQSLLHPKLSPAYQYLLSSPKKTSHLMPQQSVKTVSKDQPHNEGFEPKTPPIQRSSPTGQAGPLQTSQTCTQSLLHPKLSPAYQYLSSSPPKTSQMRSQQSTNTVPKDQPPNEGFEPSVNSGKADRVSMPQGKGNRLEDFKPLWATGMGNKTQLVQHWDTQSTAATKAGEQKDTAESQATAQSTAPVSKVSATDTGTDPKASVSCVAMRTGDREDKWQKKLVQPSSSPPSSSSPLQSVQDRDQPSWMELAKRKSMAWSDKTMD from the exons ATGCTGGGATCCCGGACATTATCACATGACAGTGTTTTCCTGGCAGAAAATACCTATTCGGACCCTGAGCCACAAAGAGGCCTGTCTCATGAGAACATTCATGGAAATATTCAAGCTCTCCAG ATGAAACTCCAGCAGCAGAAGATGCATTTAGGTCCGCCCTTGCTGTTGTCAAGTAAACGTCATACAAACTTGGGTGGAAGTGCAGCGGATGATGACCTTCCTTGCCTATCCAGGAGTATATCAAACAAG GCCCATGTGTCCTTCCAGCCACTTTTCCCTCAGCCTATAAGCACAGCATTTTTACCCATTTCCCCAAGTGCTTCAAGCTCAGGAGTGGACTTCAGCACTCCTCCCCAGTTTACTTCCATCCTGGACAACTCTGCCGCACGTCACCGTATGTCCATTAAACCTAAGAAACAACGGGCAGGTGCCAAGAATAAGAGAACGGTCACTCTA GCTGAAAGCAGACCACGATCtgaaagtttaaacaacttggaACATTCATTGACTAAGAGGGAGGAAAAGCCAGTTGCAAAAGAGATGCCCTGTATTCGCTCGTACTCCTCTAAGGTGTTAAGCCTAGGGGAGAGGCAAACTGCTTTACAAAGCAAGAGTATCCCTACAGTTTCATCGTCCCTGTCTCTGAAGTGTACTGAAGAAACTAGACATGTTTCTGGTGAAAAAGAGCATAAGAGCCTCCTGTTCACATCTCCTCAAAACACTTGCCTAAAGAAGCTGACTCCAGCTGAGGTGCCAGTGTCCACCATAAGGCAAGAGGTTGCAAAAGAAACTAAAAGTCTTTCAAGATCAGAAGAATCCCAAGTAGCCAAACCTCAAAGCCCAGTGGTGTCAATCAACAGAGCAATAAAACAAGAGTTGAAAGACTCCAAACTGCTCAAGAACAGCCAAAGCAACCCTGTGTCAACTTCAAGGGCACATGTAGATACCATACAAGAACCGAGAATTATGCAAGATGAGAAGTCTAATATTGACCAAATGGACACATTAAGCAAATGTGGTGTTCAGACTGTAGTAAATGTAGAAATTCAACATTCCTCTCCTCAAGCTCCAGTCAATGTGATTACTAGAGTGAATTTAAGACCGTCATCCTTAAGGAGAAATGCACACTCTGCAGATGAAAAATGTGAGTCAAAGATCCTTCAGTCAGTCACGACTGCGTTGCCTAGTGCTCAGGAACAACAATCTCAGACTGACTACATGAAGCGACCGAGATCAACATCCGCAACATTCCAACTCAAGCCATCTTCAGACAAGATTCAAGAGCTTCCAAGGACTGCAAGCTTTACTGGCCAAGGTGGACTGAAACAAGATCCTACGTATCCTTCTAAACCTTCTCTTACCTTCAAGACACAAGGAGAACTTAGTTCACAAgctgagaaaacaaaaaaagatcCACATTGTAGCATGCCACCACATACACAAAAGGAAAAGAAAGCACAAGTGATACCACCAAAGTTCATGGATTTAGCAACATACAGCTCTCAAACCCAGGATGTGCAGGAGAGTAAGGACAATGGGATGCAGGAGCTTGGAGTAGAGGCTTCAGAGGAAGAGGTACAGGAGGGAGTAGAGGAGGCAGAAGAAGCAGGAGAGGATGTGACGGATGTTAAGGAAGCAAATGAGAGAGAAGCTACAAATGCATTTGGTGTAAAGCTGCGTTCCACCTCTCTTTCGCTAAAGTTTCGCCTGGACAAGACACAATCAGAAATCAAGGTAAAACAACACAGTGCTGAGGTCTCCACACTGTCTCCACCTCTAACCTTACGGTCTGATTCAACTAGTCAAGTGGAACCTGAGGACCATCGTTCTAGCATGGGCTCTAAACTAAAAAACCCTTTACTCCAAGCCAATGAGTCCTCCAACCCCAGTTGCACACTCAAGAGTGTCTCTAAAGATAAGGAGACGACTGGCTTCCCTAGACAGGCTG AACCTCATCAGCCCTCATTGTTGTCCAGCAAAGCCACTAAGATTGCACCTTTATTTCCTAAAGAAGGTACAGACTTGCTTCCAAAAGAGCCTGTTGCAGTCACCTCTCAGGAAAATGCACCAACATCTACAGCCTCTGAGATGTCCTGGATGGAGATGGCTAGAGAGAAGACCAGAAGTCTACAACAGCTTTTTACCAGCAGACTGTCCGATTTTCCAGGCTTCCAAACAACAACACGACCAACAACCTTGAATACAACACAGCCACCACCCCAAACATCCACTTCACAAGCCAGCGCTAGAACCACTCAAAACATTACAAACCAACAGACAGCAACAGACCTTTTGTTGAGGCCTACAGAGATGTCTACAAGACAGCTGCCATCTGTGAAGACCTCTGGAAGATCCACACAGCCTGTGCAAACCAATATAAGCACAACGACCCAACCTTTAGCATTATCAACCTGTACAATTCAGACAACCACCAGTCAATCACAAGATGACTGTATCAAAAAACACCTGTTTCAATCCAAACCCCAAATTTGTAgttcaacaacaaaaacaactcAGTCTACAGTTACATGCACATCAACCATACAATCCACCACTCAGCCTACTCATACAGCAAAAGAGCTATCATCACGACCAAAGTCACCACCCATCCAACAGTCATTACCACCGCACATAGGACCCCTACAAACATCCCAGACCTCCACACAATCTTTACTACATCCCAAACTATCTCCAGCTTACCAATACCTATTATCAAGCCCCAAGAAAACATCTCACCTGATGCCCCAACAGTCTGTTAAAACTGTCTCAAAGGATCAGCCTCATAATGAAGGTTTTGAGCCCAAGACACCACCCATCCAGCGTTCTTCACCAACAGGGCAAGCAGGACCCCTCCAAACATCCCAGACCTGCACACAATCTCTACTACATCCGAAACTATCTCCAGCTTACCAATACCTATCATCAAGCCCCCCAAAAACATCTCAGATGAGATCCCAACAGTCTACAAATACTGTCCCAAAGGATCAGCCACCGAATGAGGGGTTTGAGCCCTCTGTAAACTCAGGAAAAGCTGACAGGGTTTCTATGCCGCAGGGGAAGGGCAACAGGCTGGAAGATTTCAAACCATTGTGGGCAACAGGAATGGGAAACAAGACCCAGCTGGTCCAACACTGGGATACCCAATCAACTGCTGCAACCAAG GCAGGTGAGCAGAAAGACACAGCAGAGTCCCAAGCGACAGCTCAGTCTACAGCTCCTGTCTCAAAGGTCTCAGCAACAGACACAGGCACAGACCCAA AAGCATCAGTTTCATGTGTTGCCATGAGGACAGGAGACAGGGAGGATAAATGGCAAAAGAAGTTAGTGCAACCATCATCATCACCACCTTCATCATCATCTCCACTCCAGTCTGTTCAAGACAGAGACCAACCATCATGGATGGAGCTGGCCAAAAGGAAATCAATGGCATGGAGTGATAAGACTATGGACTAA